The following coding sequences lie in one Arachis ipaensis cultivar K30076 chromosome B05, Araip1.1, whole genome shotgun sequence genomic window:
- the LOC107644029 gene encoding formate dehydrogenase, mitochondrial isoform X1, whose protein sequence is MAMLAKRVASSAARSLLTSSNSTFTRNIHASGGKKKIVGVFYKGNEYASMNPNFVGCVEGALGIREWLESQGHEYIVTDDKEGPDSVLEKHIPDLHVLISTPFHPAYVTAERIKKAKNLELLLTAGIGSDHIDLNAAAAAGLTVAEVTGSNVVSVAEDELLRILILLRNFLPGYQQAVTGDWNVAGIAYRAYDLEGKTIGTVGAGRIGKLLLQRLKPFNCNLLYHDRLKMDPELENQIGAKFEEDLDAMLPKCDVIVINMPLTDKTRGLFDKDRIAKCKKGVLIVNNARGAIMDTQAVADACSSGHIAGYSGDVWFPQPAPKDHPWRYMPNHAMTPHISGTTIDAQLRYAAGVKDMLDRHFRGEDFPEQNYIVKEGQLAPQYR, encoded by the exons ATGGCGATGCTGGCGAAACGTGTTGCTTCCTCTGCGGCTCGCTCACTCCTCACTTCTTCCAATTCCACCTTCACCAGAAACATTCAT GCTTCTGGTGGAAAAAAGAAGATTGTGGGAGTTTTCTACAAAGGAAACGAGTATGCTTCCATGAATCCCAATTTCGTTGGTTGTGTTGAAGGAGCATTGGGGATTCGCGAGTGGCTTGAATCACAGGGTCATGAGTACATTGTCACTGATGACAAAGAAGGACCAGATTCTG TACTTGAGAAACACATTCCTGATCTCCATGTCCTCATATCTACACCATTTCACCCTGCATATGTCACTGCGGAAAGAATTAAGAAAGCTAAGAATTTAGAGCTGCTGTTGACTGCTGGAATTGGTTCCGATCACATTGATCTTAATGCTGCGGCCGCTGCCGGCTTAACTGTGGCCGAGGTCACAGGAAGTAACGTGGTGTCGGTTGCAGAGGATGAGCTCTTGCGGATCCTCATCCTATTGAGGAATTTCTTGCCTGGCTACCAGCAAGCTGTTACTGGTGACTGGAATGTTGCCGGCATTGCTTATAGAGCTTACGATCTTGAAGGAAAGACTATAGGAACTGTTGGTGCTGGACGAATTGGCAAGCTCTTACTACAAAGGTTGAAACCCTTTAACTGTAATCTTCTGTATCACGATCGGCTCAAGATGGATCCTGAGTTGGAGAACCAAATTGGAGCAAAGTTTGAGGAGGACCTTGATGCAATGCTTCCAAAGTGTGATGTAATTGTTATCAACATGCCTCTCACTGATAAGACAAG GGGATTGTTCGACAAAGATCGGATTGCTAAGTGCAAGAAGGGTGTTCTTATTGTCAACAATGCTCGAGGGGCAATCATGGACACGCAAGCAGTTGCTGATGCTTGCTCCAGTGGGCACATTGCAG GCTACAGTGGTGATGTGTGGTTCCCACAACCAGCTCCAAAGGATCATCCATGGCGCTACATGCCAAACCATGCCATGACTCCTCACATTTCTGGTACCACCATAGATGCACAG TTGCGTTATGCTGCTGGCGTGAAAGACATGCTTGATAGGCACTTCAGGGGTGAAGACTTCCCAGAACAAAACTACATCGTGAAGGAAGGTCAACTAGCACCCCAATACCGGTGA
- the LOC107644029 gene encoding formate dehydrogenase 1, mitochondrial isoform X2, with translation MNPNFVGCVEGALGIREWLESQGHEYIVTDDKEGPDSVLEKHIPDLHVLISTPFHPAYVTAERIKKAKNLELLLTAGIGSDHIDLNAAAAAGLTVAEVTGSNVVSVAEDELLRILILLRNFLPGYQQAVTGDWNVAGIAYRAYDLEGKTIGTVGAGRIGKLLLQRLKPFNCNLLYHDRLKMDPELENQIGAKFEEDLDAMLPKCDVIVINMPLTDKTRGLFDKDRIAKCKKGVLIVNNARGAIMDTQAVADACSSGHIAGYSGDVWFPQPAPKDHPWRYMPNHAMTPHISGTTIDAQLRYAAGVKDMLDRHFRGEDFPEQNYIVKEGQLAPQYR, from the exons ATGAATCCCAATTTCGTTGGTTGTGTTGAAGGAGCATTGGGGATTCGCGAGTGGCTTGAATCACAGGGTCATGAGTACATTGTCACTGATGACAAAGAAGGACCAGATTCTG TACTTGAGAAACACATTCCTGATCTCCATGTCCTCATATCTACACCATTTCACCCTGCATATGTCACTGCGGAAAGAATTAAGAAAGCTAAGAATTTAGAGCTGCTGTTGACTGCTGGAATTGGTTCCGATCACATTGATCTTAATGCTGCGGCCGCTGCCGGCTTAACTGTGGCCGAGGTCACAGGAAGTAACGTGGTGTCGGTTGCAGAGGATGAGCTCTTGCGGATCCTCATCCTATTGAGGAATTTCTTGCCTGGCTACCAGCAAGCTGTTACTGGTGACTGGAATGTTGCCGGCATTGCTTATAGAGCTTACGATCTTGAAGGAAAGACTATAGGAACTGTTGGTGCTGGACGAATTGGCAAGCTCTTACTACAAAGGTTGAAACCCTTTAACTGTAATCTTCTGTATCACGATCGGCTCAAGATGGATCCTGAGTTGGAGAACCAAATTGGAGCAAAGTTTGAGGAGGACCTTGATGCAATGCTTCCAAAGTGTGATGTAATTGTTATCAACATGCCTCTCACTGATAAGACAAG GGGATTGTTCGACAAAGATCGGATTGCTAAGTGCAAGAAGGGTGTTCTTATTGTCAACAATGCTCGAGGGGCAATCATGGACACGCAAGCAGTTGCTGATGCTTGCTCCAGTGGGCACATTGCAG GCTACAGTGGTGATGTGTGGTTCCCACAACCAGCTCCAAAGGATCATCCATGGCGCTACATGCCAAACCATGCCATGACTCCTCACATTTCTGGTACCACCATAGATGCACAG TTGCGTTATGCTGCTGGCGTGAAAGACATGCTTGATAGGCACTTCAGGGGTGAAGACTTCCCAGAACAAAACTACATCGTGAAGGAAGGTCAACTAGCACCCCAATACCGGTGA